GCTTGATCAATAGGAAAAAGTGTTTGATTGAACAAGTAAAACAACAGCCTACATGCTGACATGAGCAACATGACAAGCAATAAGCGTAATAATAGCGCAGTATATAAATTGTAACCTTCAGATTTTGAATGCGTTATTTGCCCCATTTGGTTGAAAATTAAAAAATCGGGCAAAGTTAGTCAAGTGTGTATTATGGATTATTAAATTATTAATATTTTTACCTTAAAACGACTTTTCTCAGACACTTAGTCTTCAAACTTAAGCCATCCCCAACGTTCTGGAATGTGCATGTTAATTACACTCATTGGACTCCAGACCCAATTGAGTTCAGGTAAAGATTTTCCCGTACTGCTGTTTTTTCGTTTAACGTATTTATTGTTTTCAACATCAAATCTCCATTGTACACGTGAAAAATTAATCTTCCATTGCTCGCCTTTTTTGGGGGAACGGTTTTCTTTAAATGCCGTCCATGGAATCATCATTTCTACAGTCCAGCTTGAATCTTTATCGGCGGGTTGGTTTAATGTGCCGTTGATGCTTACTGCAGTTTCTAAACCCATGGCTGTCCAACTATTGTCGGGCTTCCCTCCTTTGCTATAGGCTTTGCTCAGCATTAGATCCCAAACGGTGTTCAGCGCATTTATTTCAATTTCATAATAATTAATGCCATCATTATCGGGGTCAATAAACACTTCAAAGTCATTGTCATGAAAAATGACTGCATCTCTTTGGGTGATTGAAGCTTGCACATGAGGTTCTTCCAAATCTGCCAAAATGGATAGACCGACATCGTTCCAAAGCATTTTTATTCGTGTTTTTAAAAACGGAGCAGGTTGCTTGTCTCCTTCAATATCTACAAAAACGCTCGACCATTGGGCTTCTTGCCAAGCCAGGTCTGAACCGTTTCCATCGATTTTTATAGATTTTTCGGTTTTTAAACATGAGTATTCTTTGGGCGGAATTATGTTTTGAGCTGAAAGTGCAAGTGTGGAAAATGTGAAAATTGAAGAGAGAATAGCTTTTGGGGAAATCATTACTAATGTATAAATGAAGTTTTTTACTAGGTGTTTTCGCTGCAAACATGGGCAATCATGTAACCATCAAACTGGAGATAACTTATTTCGAAGTCGGTATTGCAATTGTTATTCAGGATACTGGCCCCAATTGTTCCATTTACATCAAATGTAAAAGGTTGTAGCAGGATATCATCTTTTAAGCTGACCCCCTTTTTGCCAAATAGTTTATATAAAGCCTCTTTTGCTGCCCAACAAGCATACAGGTGTTTTACCGTTTGTTTGGGATCAATAAACGATAACTCTTCTGGGGTTAAAAACTTATCGGCAATACGTAAGATCTTATCTTTTACCAATTCAATATCAATACCTACCTTTTTGCTTTTGCTAATCATAACTGCTGCATAGTCAAATGAATGGCTTAATGAAAAATGATGTGGAAAATTTACCAAATAAGGTTTATGATGTTCATCAAGTCCGGTTTTGATAAAATCAGGCGTGTTAATGAGTGTACGTAAAAGAACTCTGCTACTTAGCCAGTGCAATTCTCTCTTTCCTTTGCTTAAGGTCTCATAAACTTCCTTTTCCGATTGATCCAACTGCAGTTTGGAATACAACAACTCCGCGGGCTCTTCAATTTTCCAAATTGCGAACTCGGTGTCGGTATCAATTATTTTATGTAGAACAATGGCCATTGTTGTAGGTCTTAATTACCAGTTGTTTATTTGTTGTTAGTTACTTTCAAACTGTTGAATTAAATGGCTGACAATTTAGCAATCAAAGTCTACACTATATTGTAAAATTAATAAAATATTAACGCTCGGCTTGTTGAGCTTATTTATAAGGTAGAATGATAAAAAAAACTATATTTAAACTCAAAATCAAACTAAATGATTCTTACAGATAAACGCATACTTGAAGAAATTGAGAAGGGAACGATAGTCATAGAGCCATACGATCGTAAGTATTTGGGAACCAATTCATATGATGTGCATTTGGGGAAATATCTGGCTACTTACAAGAATCGTGAATTGGATGCGCGTAAACATAATGCCGTTGAGCATTTCGAAATTCCAGAAGAGGGATTTGTTCTTCAACCCAATACACTATACCTTGGGGTTACGTTGGAGTATACCGAAACTCATGCCCATGTGCCATTTTTGGAAGGCAAGTCAAGTACAGGCCGTTTGGGAATTGATATCCATGCTACAGCCGGTAAAGGCGATGTTGGGTTTTGCAATACCTGGACACTGGAAATCTCTTGTGCACAGCCTGTTCGTATTTATGCCGGCATGCCAATTGGGCAATTAATCTACTTTGTAGTAGAAGGTGAGGTGGAAAACTTCTACAACAAAAAGCAAAATGCAAAATATAATGATAGAACCGTAAAACCGGTAGAGTCAATGATGTGGAAAAACAGTTTTTAGTGTAAAATCACTAAAAACTGTTTTCTTTTATTGCTAATGTTGTAAAACTTTATCCTTTAGGGTTTTATATTCTTTTTTTTACATACCGTCGCTTCGGTTCCTGCCTTATTTTTCGTAAATTTTCTTTACATACAAGTGATTTAACTATGGGTTGTAGGCGCCCATTCTTATTCCTCTTATTTTGTGGCGGTATGATCCAATGTTAGAAGGCTTGTTTGCCTTTTAAAGTGAGAAGACGTTACGTAAGTAATATTTGCCCTTCATATAAACTTCTTTGGACATGAAAAAGGTACTCATATTTGGTTTAGCCTGTATTTGCGTAGGAGTTGTTGCTGTTTCGGCCCGATTTCCTAATGACGGTTCACCTCTGATAAAGAAAATTACCAAGAATCTGGAAGAAATGTACCTTAAAACACCGCAAGAAAAGGTATACGTACACTTTGACAAACCTTATTATGCCGCAGGAGATGATATCTTCTTCAAAGCATATTTGGTAAATGCCAATGATAATACCCCATCTCAGCTAAGTAAGTTGATATATGTTGATATGCTTAACAGCGAGGAAAAAGTAGTTAAGCAATTGATGCTTAAAAAAGATCGTGGCGAGTTTACTGGAACCATTAGTTTAAATGATTCAATTGCAGAAGGAACATATAGGCTAAGGGCTTATACAAGCTGGATGAGGAACGTTGACGAAGCTTATTTCTTTACTAAGGAAATTAAGGTGGGTAACTCAAGGCTTACCAATGTTTATACGACTATTGAATATGAATATGACAACTCTGGTAAACCTAACGAAGTTATGGCAGTTATCAAATTTAAAGATGAGAAGGGTCAGCCTATCAAAAGTAAAAATGTGAGCTATGAGGTTATTATGGTAGGACGAACCGGTTCAAAAGGCAAGGTGGAAACCAGTGATGCTGGCGAGATTAGAATTCCTGTAGAGAATACCAATAATGCTAACTATGCTCACAAACGTATTATCACTTCAATAAATTATGATGGCTTGCCATTTGTTAAATCATTTTACTTGCCTTACTTCTCCCCTGATGTTGATTTGCAATTTTTCCCAGAAGGCGGCTATTTGGTTGAGTCTTTGCCAAACATTATTGCGTTTAAAGCAATTGATGCACATGGAATTGGAGTTGAGGTAGATGGGTATATAGCTGACCAGGACAATAATCGTGTAACCGATTTTAAGAGCAAGCACCTGGGTTTAGGTAAAATTGCAATGATTCCGGAGCCAGGAAAAAAGTATACCGCTTATTTTAAAAATCGTTCAGGGGCAGAACAAAGGGTGATATTGCCGGCGGCTATTTCGGATGGAGTTGTACTTAACCTACGAAACCAAACAGCAGACCGCATACAAGGAATGATCATGGCTTCCAAAGCATTTCAAGCCACCAAAAAAGAAGTTGTTTTGGTAGGCCAAGCCTATGGTACCGTGTATTATACAGCCAATGAGCGCCTGGAAGATAAAGCATATCAGATAAGTATTCCTAAGGATAGATTTCCAACAGGTATAGCTCAAATAACGATTTTTACATTAGACGGTATTCCATTAGCTGAGAGGTTGTTATTCATTAACAAGAATGATGGTCTCAACGTTCAGCTAAGTACTGATAAACAAGTATATGATCCAAGAGAAAAGGTGGACATGACTGTAACAGTTAAAGATATATTTGGCAATCCCGTTGAAGGTGATTTTTCTATTGCGGTAACTGATGATCATTCAGTGACAATCAATCCTAATGATGGAAATATATTATCAAACTTATTGTTGACCTCAGATTTGAAAGGAACAGTAGAGCAGCCTGGTTATTATTTCGACTCTAAAAACACAAATGCTCAATACGATCTGGATCTTTTAATGTTGACACAGGGTTGGCGCCGCTTTGAGTGGAGTGATATTGTTGCGGGTAAGGCACCTGAGACTACCTATCCAATTGATATTGGAATGGAGGTTTCTGGTAAAGTAACTACGATGTCTGATAATACGGCAGTTAAAAATGGGGCAGTTACATTCTTTAGTGCTAAAAACAAAGAGGTCTTTGAAACAGCCACAACAGATGCAAAAGGAGTATTTAGAATTTCAGGAATCGAGTTTCCTGATAGTACTCGTTTTATATTGCAAGCACGTAATGAGAAAGGTGGCAAAGCTGTAGATATTGAGGTAAATGAACCCTTCCATCCTGCGCCACTTAATCATTTGGTTACTCCTGAAAATGTGAACAAACAATTGGCTACTTACATAATAGCCAACAAAAAGCCATTTGAATACCAAAGATCAAAATTTGGAGGTAAATCAGTGCTGCTTAGTGAAGTAGTTGTTCACAGTACTCGAATAAAATCGGATGAATTTGGTGTGACCAAACTTTATTCTCATGCAGATGCAGTTCTTACTGCAGATGATATCGCAAAGTCTTCTGCCATTAGTTCGGGGAATTTACTAGACGCAATAAGAGGCCGTGTGGCAGGGGTGCAAGTAATTGGTAATGATGTGTTAATTCGTGGACCGAATACAATTTTTGGTAGCACCAGTCCTTTGGTTGTACTAGATGGAACGGAAACTGATGTAGGTTGGTTATCAATGATTAATCCAAATGATGTTGCCTCGATCGATTTTCTGAAGGGCCCAAGTGCTGCCATTTACGGATCAAGAGGAGCAAATGGTGTGATTGCAGTTTACACCAAACGTGGTAAGTTTTTAAGTGGCGCTTATTACAAAAAAGGTTTACTTAGTTTTTATCCCATTGGATATCACGTTTCTAAAAAGTTCTATATGCCGAAATATGATCAGGAAAATAAGCCCAATGTACCTGATTACAGAACCACAATATATTGGAATGGACTAGTGAGAACCAACTCTGAAGGCATAGCAAAGTTCTCATTCTTTACCGCCGATAACTCAACTTCTTATACTGCAATTATTGAAGGTGTAAGTGCGAAGGGTAATATCGGACATGGAAGACATTCAATGAGTGTTGCACCGAAAAATTAATAGCTACCGAGACAACCTATCAATAAACAAATGAGGCTGCTTTACAAGGCAGCCTCATTGTGTTGGTATAAGTAATGATCTGTGATTAGTATTTAGGAGTAACCCCTGTATTCCAAAACATAAACGACCAAACATCCGCAGCTTCTTCAATTATTTTCGAAGTTGGTTTTCCTGCGCCATGCCCTGCCTTGCTTTCAATTCTGATTAAAATTGGATTATCGCCCGATTGTTTTTCTTGCAAGGTCGCCCCAAATTTAAAGGAGTGTGCAGGAACAACACGATCGTCGTGATCAGCAGTGATAATCATGGTTGCAGGGTAGTTTATGCCTGTTTTAATGTTGTGTAACGGAGAGTATTTAATTAGGTAGTCAAATTGCTCCTTCTTCTCACTAGATCCATATTCAACAGCCCAGCCCCAGCCAATGGTAAATTTATGATAGCGTAACATATCCAAAACGCCTACAGCAGGAAAAGCAACTTTGAATAAGTCAGGGCGCTGAATCTCACAAGCGCCAACTAACAAACCGCCGTTTGATCCTCCAGCGATAGCAAGTTTTGAAGGCGAAGTATATTTCTCTTTCACTAAATATTCTCCGGCTGCAATAAAGTCGTCAAATACATTCTGTTTTTTCTCCATCATACCACCTTTATGCCAAGCCTCTCCATATTCACCGCCTCCGCGTAGGTTGGCAAGAGCGAAAACTCCTCCGTTTTCAAGCAATACAAGGCGAGATACACTAAATGATGGCGTTAGGCTAATATTGAAACCTCCGTATGCATATAAATATGTTGGGTTAGAACCATCTAGTTTCAACCCTTTTTTATGAACAATAAACATTGGAACTTTGGTGCCGTCCTTACTGGTATAAAATACCTGTTTGGTTTCATAATTGGCAATGTTAAAGTTGATCTCCGTTTTGCGGAAAACTGAAGATCTGCCGGTTGCTGCATCATAACGGTAAATAGTGCCTGGATTCGTAAAACTGCTGAAAGTGTAAAAGAACTCTTTGTCGGTTTTTTTTCCTGAAGGTAAGCTTGCCGTTCCAATGCCTTCCAGTTTAATTTCACGAATTAACTTACCGTTCATTTCATGTTCATGCAAACGAGTGCTTGCGTCTTTTAGGTATGAAGCAAATAAACGCCCCCCTCCTGTTGAAACGCCATTCAACAAATCTTTAGATTGTGGAATAATCTCTTTCCAGCCAGAAGGATCGGGGTTATTAGGGTCAACAGAAATTAATCGGAAATTAGCAGCATTATTGTTAGTAAGAACCAATAGGCGATCGCCATCATTATCCACAATATCATAATCGTTTTCAAAGCCCTTGAATAAAAGTTTGAAATCGTCACCTTTGGTTAAATCTTTCCAATACAACTCATTTCCATGCGTGCCTTCTGAAGCGACCACAACAAGGAATCGCTCATCTTCAGTAACAACGGCGCCGAAATAACGTAAGGGGTGCACTTTGTCTTCAAATACTAATTGATCTGCCGATTGAGGAGTGCCTAGCTTGTGATAATATACTTTCTGAAATTGATTTTGATTTGAGAATTCTTTGCCCGACACAGGTTCGTCATAGCGGCTGTAGTAGAATCCATCCTTACACCAGGTAGCTCCAGAAAACTTTACCCATTTGATTACATCCCCGGTAGGGTTTTGGGTGGCCACGTCAATTACCTTTATCTCTACCCAGTCTGAGCCCGATGCTGAAGTGCCAATGGCTGCATATTTGTTGTCTTTTGAGAAAGTGATATTATTTAACGCTATAGTTCCGTCAGAAGAAAGTTTGTTCGGGTCAAGGAAAATCTTAGGTTCTCCCGTTAAGCCTTGCTGGTAATACAAAACGGCCTGGTTTTGTAAGCCGTCATTTTTATAGAAGAAATAATTTTCTCCTTTTTTAAACGGTGCTGAGTATTTAGGATAATTCCACAGTTCTGTTAAACGTTTTTTGATCTTGTCACGATAAGGGATTTGCGAGAGATAATTGTTAGTAATCTTATTTTGGGAAATTACCCAATCTTTAACTGCAGCAGCGGTATCGTTTTCTAACCAACGATACGGATCTGCAATTGAGATTCCAAAATAATTGTCAACTGTGTTATCTTTCTTGGTATCAGGATATTTTAACATAGTTTTTTGCTGTGCCATTGCAGCGGTACTGATTGCAAGGGCCGACATTAATAAATACTGCTTTTTCATTAAAACCGGTTTTGGGATTAGGGAAATAAAATTAGAACATTGTTTGGTATACAAATACAACTGTAAGTGAAAAGTTACGGCATGTTTGCGAGTTAATGGCTATTGACAGGTTTTTATACCTTTGCAGAAAAATAAATTATCCCTTGCTAGAAAGAAAGAAAATTTACTTCGCCTCTGATTTTCATTTGGGTGTTCCAACTTATGAAAAAAGCCGTGAACGTGAAGCTCGTATCATTCGATGGCTCGATCTTATTAAACAGGATGCTGCTGAGGTTTTCCTGGTTGGTGACTTATTTGATTTCTGGTTTGAGTATAAAACTGTTGTTCCCAAAGGGTTTATTCGCTTATTGGGTAAACTCGCAGAGCTTGCCGATAGTGGAATAAAACTTACTTTTTTTAAAGGGAATCATGATATGTGGATGTTCGATTATTTTGAACAGGAATTGGGAGCATCAATCATTTCTAACGAGAAAATTATAGAACTTAACGGAAAGAAACTTTATATACACCATGGCGATGGGCTAGGCCCTGGTGACTCTACCTATAAACTATTAAAGAAGTTCTTTAGGAGCAGTGTTTGTCAGTGGTTGTTTGCGCGTTTGCATCCTAACTTAGGAATTGGTATTGCTGATAAGTGGAGTCGCAGCAGTCGCATTGCCAATGATAATAAAGAGGAGTTTTTAGGAGAGGAACACGAGTGGTTGGTTATTTATTCGAAAGAAATTCTTCAAAAGGAACATTTTGATTTTTTCATTTATGGTCACCGTCATTTGCCGCTGGATATTAAACTTTCGGAGAAAAGCCGGTACATAAATTTAGGCGAGTGGATTCATTTTAACACCTATGCTGTGTTTGATGGTGAAAATGTGGAACTTAAATCTTTTGAGAAAGAGAAATCTTTAAATCCCTAAACATCAGATACATTTCGCTGTTTAAGTATAAAAGCGTAACTTTGCAGCCCTAAATTAATCCCTAAGGATTTATAGTTATGATTGATAAACTGGATGCCATCAAACAACGTTGGCAAGATGTAGAACAGCAATTGTCGAGCCCGGAAGCAATGAGCGATATGAAACGTTTCGCGGCGCTTAATAAAGAATATAAAGAGTTGACCAAAGTGGTTGAAAAGGCTGAAGAATATAAAAAAGTTGTCAGCAATATTGAAACCAACAAGGATATGTTAGCCAACGAAAAGGACGAGGAGTTGAGAGAGATGGCTAAGTTGGATTTGGACGAACTTCTTCCGAAACGTGAAGAACTGGAAGAGGAAATTCGAGTGATGCTGATTCCTAAGGATCCGGAGGATGCAAAGAATGCAATTCTTGAGATTCGTGGTGGTGCAGGTGGAGATGAAGCCAGCTTATTTGCCGGCGATTTGTACCGTATGTATATGCGCTATTGCGAAACGAAAGGCTGGAAAACCGAACTAGTTGATGAAACCCAGGGAACTGCGGGTGGTTATAAAGAGATTGTAATCAATGTAAGCGGAGAGGATGTATATGGTCAGCTGAAGTATGAGTCAGGTGTACACCGCGTGCAACGAGTGCCTGCCACAGAAACGCAGGGTCGTGTTCATACCTCGGCTG
Above is a window of Solitalea lacus DNA encoding:
- a CDS encoding carbohydrate-binding family 9-like protein, with product MISPKAILSSIFTFSTLALSAQNIIPPKEYSCLKTEKSIKIDGNGSDLAWQEAQWSSVFVDIEGDKQPAPFLKTRIKMLWNDVGLSILADLEEPHVQASITQRDAVIFHDNDFEVFIDPDNDGINYYEIEINALNTVWDLMLSKAYSKGGKPDNSWTAMGLETAVSINGTLNQPADKDSSWTVEMMIPWTAFKENRSPKKGEQWKINFSRVQWRFDVENNKYVKRKNSSTGKSLPELNWVWSPMSVINMHIPERWGWLKFED
- a CDS encoding 4'-phosphopantetheinyl transferase family protein, giving the protein MAIVLHKIIDTDTEFAIWKIEEPAELLYSKLQLDQSEKEVYETLSKGKRELHWLSSRVLLRTLINTPDFIKTGLDEHHKPYLVNFPHHFSLSHSFDYAAVMISKSKKVGIDIELVKDKILRIADKFLTPEELSFIDPKQTVKHLYACWAAKEALYKLFGKKGVSLKDDILLQPFTFDVNGTIGASILNNNCNTDFEISYLQFDGYMIAHVCSENT
- the dcd gene encoding dCTP deaminase, coding for MILTDKRILEEIEKGTIVIEPYDRKYLGTNSYDVHLGKYLATYKNRELDARKHNAVEHFEIPEEGFVLQPNTLYLGVTLEYTETHAHVPFLEGKSSTGRLGIDIHATAGKGDVGFCNTWTLEISCAQPVRIYAGMPIGQLIYFVVEGEVENFYNKKQNAKYNDRTVKPVESMMWKNSF
- a CDS encoding TonB-dependent receptor plug domain-containing protein — its product is MKKVLIFGLACICVGVVAVSARFPNDGSPLIKKITKNLEEMYLKTPQEKVYVHFDKPYYAAGDDIFFKAYLVNANDNTPSQLSKLIYVDMLNSEEKVVKQLMLKKDRGEFTGTISLNDSIAEGTYRLRAYTSWMRNVDEAYFFTKEIKVGNSRLTNVYTTIEYEYDNSGKPNEVMAVIKFKDEKGQPIKSKNVSYEVIMVGRTGSKGKVETSDAGEIRIPVENTNNANYAHKRIITSINYDGLPFVKSFYLPYFSPDVDLQFFPEGGYLVESLPNIIAFKAIDAHGIGVEVDGYIADQDNNRVTDFKSKHLGLGKIAMIPEPGKKYTAYFKNRSGAEQRVILPAAISDGVVLNLRNQTADRIQGMIMASKAFQATKKEVVLVGQAYGTVYYTANERLEDKAYQISIPKDRFPTGIAQITIFTLDGIPLAERLLFINKNDGLNVQLSTDKQVYDPREKVDMTVTVKDIFGNPVEGDFSIAVTDDHSVTINPNDGNILSNLLLTSDLKGTVEQPGYYFDSKNTNAQYDLDLLMLTQGWRRFEWSDIVAGKAPETTYPIDIGMEVSGKVTTMSDNTAVKNGAVTFFSAKNKEVFETATTDAKGVFRISGIEFPDSTRFILQARNEKGGKAVDIEVNEPFHPAPLNHLVTPENVNKQLATYIIANKKPFEYQRSKFGGKSVLLSEVVVHSTRIKSDEFGVTKLYSHADAVLTADDIAKSSAISSGNLLDAIRGRVAGVQVIGNDVLIRGPNTIFGSTSPLVVLDGTETDVGWLSMINPNDVASIDFLKGPSAAIYGSRGANGVIAVYTKRGKFLSGAYYKKGLLSFYPIGYHVSKKFYMPKYDQENKPNVPDYRTTIYWNGLVRTNSEGIAKFSFFTADNSTSYTAIIEGVSAKGNIGHGRHSMSVAPKN
- a CDS encoding prolyl oligopeptidase family serine peptidase encodes the protein MKKQYLLMSALAISTAAMAQQKTMLKYPDTKKDNTVDNYFGISIADPYRWLENDTAAAVKDWVISQNKITNNYLSQIPYRDKIKKRLTELWNYPKYSAPFKKGENYFFYKNDGLQNQAVLYYQQGLTGEPKIFLDPNKLSSDGTIALNNITFSKDNKYAAIGTSASGSDWVEIKVIDVATQNPTGDVIKWVKFSGATWCKDGFYYSRYDEPVSGKEFSNQNQFQKVYYHKLGTPQSADQLVFEDKVHPLRYFGAVVTEDERFLVVVASEGTHGNELYWKDLTKGDDFKLLFKGFENDYDIVDNDGDRLLVLTNNNAANFRLISVDPNNPDPSGWKEIIPQSKDLLNGVSTGGGRLFASYLKDASTRLHEHEMNGKLIREIKLEGIGTASLPSGKKTDKEFFYTFSSFTNPGTIYRYDAATGRSSVFRKTEINFNIANYETKQVFYTSKDGTKVPMFIVHKKGLKLDGSNPTYLYAYGGFNISLTPSFSVSRLVLLENGGVFALANLRGGGEYGEAWHKGGMMEKKQNVFDDFIAAGEYLVKEKYTSPSKLAIAGGSNGGLLVGACEIQRPDLFKVAFPAVGVLDMLRYHKFTIGWGWAVEYGSSEKKEQFDYLIKYSPLHNIKTGINYPATMIITADHDDRVVPAHSFKFGATLQEKQSGDNPILIRIESKAGHGAGKPTSKIIEEAADVWSFMFWNTGVTPKY
- a CDS encoding UDP-2,3-diacylglucosamine diphosphatase, which gives rise to MLERKKIYFASDFHLGVPTYEKSREREARIIRWLDLIKQDAAEVFLVGDLFDFWFEYKTVVPKGFIRLLGKLAELADSGIKLTFFKGNHDMWMFDYFEQELGASIISNEKIIELNGKKLYIHHGDGLGPGDSTYKLLKKFFRSSVCQWLFARLHPNLGIGIADKWSRSSRIANDNKEEFLGEEHEWLVIYSKEILQKEHFDFFIYGHRHLPLDIKLSEKSRYINLGEWIHFNTYAVFDGENVELKSFEKEKSLNP
- the prfA gene encoding peptide chain release factor 1, whose amino-acid sequence is MIDKLDAIKQRWQDVEQQLSSPEAMSDMKRFAALNKEYKELTKVVEKAEEYKKVVSNIETNKDMLANEKDEELREMAKLDLDELLPKREELEEEIRVMLIPKDPEDAKNAILEIRGGAGGDEASLFAGDLYRMYMRYCETKGWKTELVDETQGTAGGYKEIVINVSGEDVYGQLKYESGVHRVQRVPATETQGRVHTSAASVVVLPEADEFDVQINMNDIRKDLFCASGPGGQSVNTTYSAVRLTHIPTGVVAQCQDEKSQIKNFEKALSVLRSRIYEMELQKHLEETAKKRKTMVSTGDRSAKIRTYNFPQSRLTEHRIGLTIYNLSAVMDGDIQDIIDALQLAENAERMKEGSVA